In Prosthecobacter sp. SYSU 5D2, the following proteins share a genomic window:
- a CDS encoding type II toxin-antitoxin system RelE/ParE family toxin has protein sequence MDFEVVTHPEAQEELDEAISYLKEHSLWSAGKLLTEYDLHVEKILQNPDGHHFIDAPYRCLKLKSFSYRIHYRTRQNSIYIIALAHTKRHPDYWKTRIQDDHE, from the coding sequence ATGGACTTTGAGGTCGTCACCCACCCGGAGGCTCAAGAGGAGCTTGATGAAGCAATCAGCTACCTCAAGGAGCACAGCTTGTGGTCAGCTGGAAAGCTGCTCACGGAGTATGATCTTCATGTCGAGAAAATCCTTCAGAACCCCGACGGTCACCATTTCATTGATGCCCCTTACAGGTGTCTGAAACTGAAGAGCTTTTCCTATCGAATCCATTACAGGACCCGCCAAAACAGCATCTACATTATCGCCCTGGCCCATACCAAACGCCACCCGGACTACTGGAAGACCCGCATCCAGGACGACCACGAGTGA
- a CDS encoding ROK family protein, with the protein MPAKPSAARKPDKKKSLKKKVKSPVEPALKSVPFWIGFDLGGTKMLACVLDAEYNLLGSARKSTNGSDGQIKGRKKIVTVIHEAIAAAGVDPKGLQGIGIGCPGLVNPDKGILLSAPNLGWKNMGLSGILKTAFKKPVAVLNDVDAGTFGEYKLGSGKGARSLLGIFPGTGVGSGFVYDGKLIMGRNVSAMELGMIYMPGTHLGSPIPGAVLLEDMTSRLAIASQAGVACYRGQLPDLDKKTRGNLRDIRSKALSAAYTTGEEAAVTIFRNSVAYLGMGIAAVVNLLAPDHITLGGGLVEEMPQLYLTTLKEEVNRYALPGLTPGIKYSIAKLGGSAVAIGSVAWLREKK; encoded by the coding sequence ATGCCCGCCAAACCTTCTGCCGCCCGGAAACCGGACAAAAAAAAGTCCCTCAAGAAAAAGGTGAAGTCTCCAGTGGAGCCCGCTTTGAAATCCGTGCCCTTCTGGATCGGCTTTGACCTGGGCGGGACGAAGATGCTGGCCTGCGTACTGGATGCGGAATACAACCTGCTGGGCAGCGCCCGCAAGTCCACCAACGGCTCCGACGGCCAGATCAAAGGCCGCAAAAAGATCGTCACCGTCATCCATGAGGCCATCGCTGCCGCAGGGGTGGACCCGAAGGGATTGCAGGGCATCGGCATCGGCTGTCCCGGCCTGGTGAATCCTGACAAAGGCATCCTGCTCAGCGCACCGAACCTGGGCTGGAAAAACATGGGCCTGTCCGGCATCCTGAAGACCGCGTTTAAAAAACCCGTCGCCGTGCTCAATGACGTGGATGCAGGCACCTTTGGTGAATATAAGCTGGGCTCCGGCAAAGGCGCGCGCTCCCTGCTGGGCATCTTTCCTGGCACGGGTGTGGGATCCGGTTTTGTCTATGATGGCAAGCTCATCATGGGCCGCAATGTCTCCGCCATGGAACTGGGCATGATTTATATGCCCGGCACCCACCTGGGCAGCCCCATCCCAGGTGCCGTGCTGCTGGAGGACATGACTAGCCGCCTCGCCATCGCCTCCCAGGCCGGAGTGGCCTGCTACCGGGGCCAGCTCCCGGACCTGGACAAGAAAACCCGTGGAAATCTGCGCGACATCCGCAGCAAGGCCCTTTCCGCCGCCTACACCACGGGGGAGGAAGCGGCGGTCACCATCTTCCGCAATAGTGTAGCCTACCTGGGCATGGGCATCGCTGCCGTGGTCAATTTGCTTGCCCCGGACCACATCACGCTCGGCGGTGGTCTGGTGGAAGAGATGCCCCAGCTTTATCTCACCACCCTCAAGGAGGAGGTGAACCGCTACGCCCTGCCCGGCCTCACGCCCGGCATCAAATACTCCATCGCCAAACTGGGCGGCAGCGCTGTCGCCATCGGCAGCGTCGCCTGGCTGCGCGAGAAAAAGTGA
- the atzF gene encoding allophanate hydrolase translates to MTPDLSIATLLQAYRSGTASPQQVVLAAWERAAQDDPAIWINRATLQQLQHHLAALDGESPDTRPLYGIPFAIKDNIDCAGLPTTAACPDWSYDPEENAHVVELLIQAGAIPLGKTNLDQFATGLVGVRSPYGIPENAFDPRYLPGGSSSGSAVAVAKGLCSFALGTDTAGSGRVPAAFNNLIGLKPTRGILSCTGVVPACRTLDCVSIFSLSAADAALVLDIAASYDPKDGYARRQAPSSPPVWPPRIAVPAAEQLDFFGNDSARELFESAIATVKSLGWTVVETDITPLLDAARLLYEGPWVAERAAVISSLLTLNPQALLPVTRSIIAGGLKGSAMDAFKAQYRLADLKRASEAIWDRADALLMPTTGTLYTLAEVEAEPVQLNSNLGRYTNFMNLLDLCGCAVPAGFLGAGLPWGITFYAPAFGDALVLDCAAHFHAARDLPVGKTALTSSDLPLPAAGFDEEETPMLALAVCGAHMEGLALHHQLSSRGARLLQRTVSTPVYRLYLLPGHGSVPDRPGMVRVSEGGAAIEVEVWELPQATVGSFITGIAAPLGLGKVQLADGTAVCGFICEGIVAEYAQDITTLGSWREWLRLTQ, encoded by the coding sequence ATGACGCCAGATCTCTCCATCGCCACCTTGTTACAGGCTTATCGCAGCGGCACCGCCAGCCCGCAGCAGGTCGTCCTTGCAGCCTGGGAAAGGGCCGCCCAGGATGACCCTGCCATCTGGATCAACCGTGCCACCTTGCAACAGTTGCAACACCATCTGGCCGCCCTGGACGGTGAATCCCCGGACACCCGGCCGCTCTATGGCATCCCGTTTGCCATCAAAGATAACATTGACTGCGCGGGCCTGCCCACCACCGCCGCGTGTCCAGACTGGAGCTATGATCCAGAGGAAAACGCCCATGTCGTGGAGTTGCTGATTCAGGCCGGGGCCATTCCGCTGGGGAAAACGAATCTGGACCAGTTTGCCACCGGGCTGGTGGGTGTGCGCTCCCCTTATGGCATCCCGGAAAATGCCTTTGATCCCCGTTACCTGCCCGGCGGCAGCAGCAGCGGCTCCGCTGTAGCCGTGGCAAAAGGGTTGTGCAGCTTCGCCCTGGGCACGGACACAGCCGGATCCGGCCGGGTGCCGGCCGCCTTTAACAACCTCATCGGCCTGAAGCCGACACGCGGTATCCTCAGTTGCACGGGCGTTGTGCCCGCCTGCCGCACTCTGGACTGTGTGTCCATCTTTTCCCTGTCTGCTGCGGATGCGGCCCTGGTGCTGGACATAGCGGCTTCTTATGATCCTAAAGATGGTTATGCCAGGAGGCAGGCACCGTCCAGCCCGCCTGTCTGGCCGCCGCGCATCGCGGTGCCTGCGGCGGAGCAGCTTGATTTTTTTGGCAATGACAGCGCCCGTGAGCTTTTTGAATCCGCCATCGCGACCGTCAAGAGCCTGGGCTGGACGGTGGTCGAGACGGACATCACTCCGCTGCTGGATGCGGCGCGGCTTTTGTATGAAGGCCCCTGGGTGGCGGAGCGTGCGGCAGTCATCAGCAGCCTGCTCACGCTGAACCCGCAGGCTCTCCTGCCGGTCACCCGCAGCATCATTGCCGGCGGGCTGAAAGGCAGCGCCATGGATGCCTTCAAGGCCCAGTACCGCCTGGCTGATCTGAAGCGCGCCAGCGAGGCCATCTGGGACCGCGCAGATGCCCTGCTGATGCCCACCACAGGCACGCTTTATACCCTGGCCGAGGTGGAGGCGGAGCCCGTCCAGCTCAACAGCAACCTGGGCCGCTACACCAACTTCATGAACCTGCTGGACCTGTGCGGATGCGCCGTCCCGGCAGGGTTTCTGGGGGCCGGCCTGCCCTGGGGCATCACCTTTTATGCTCCCGCTTTTGGTGATGCCTTGGTGCTGGACTGTGCCGCGCACTTCCATGCGGCGCGCGATCTGCCGGTGGGAAAAACCGCGCTTACCAGCAGCGATCTGCCCCTGCCTGCCGCCGGGTTCGATGAGGAGGAGACGCCCATGCTGGCGCTGGCCGTGTGCGGGGCGCACATGGAGGGGCTGGCGCTACATCACCAGCTCAGCAGCCGTGGGGCGCGTCTTTTACAGCGCACGGTCAGCACGCCTGTTTACCGGCTCTATTTGCTGCCCGGACATGGCAGCGTTCCTGACCGGCCCGGCATGGTGCGCGTGAGCGAGGGCGGTGCCGCCATTGAGGTGGAGGTGTGGGAACTGCCGCAGGCCACCGTCGGCTCCTTCATCACCGGCATCGCCGCGCCGCTGGGCCTGGGCAAGGTACAACTGGCGGATGGCACCGCCGTCTGCGGCTTCATCTGCGAGGGCATCGTGGCGGAATACGCGCAGGACATTACCACCCTCGGGAGCTGGCGGGAATGGCTGCGGCTCACCCAATAA
- a CDS encoding addiction module protein produces the protein MTAAAESILSTLLTLPEEDRLEIAERLQDSFSGLPADEDLTDDMKATLDRRWEEIESGSVRCIPHSEVMASMRAKHGL, from the coding sequence ATGACCGCCGCTGCTGAATCCATCTTGAGTACTCTGCTGACACTGCCGGAAGAAGACCGCCTGGAAATTGCCGAGCGTCTTCAAGACAGTTTTTCCGGCCTGCCTGCCGATGAAGACCTCACCGACGATATGAAAGCCACCCTGGACCGCCGCTGGGAAGAAATCGAAAGCGGCAGTGTGAGATGCATTCCTCATTCGGAAGTCATGGCCAGCATGCGTGCCAAACATGGACTTTGA
- a CDS encoding DUF1553 domain-containing protein, translating into MTRALPFLILPGLLLAADPADDAKNAAQNDSTPIPKVTPLVKWTFEKKEPGTLKGKAAIDAFGPQKPAYPAFEKGNKAVNFTGQDSYIQVKESDLPETNLRFQQGDVLSIEAWVNAEELGNGKYVYLIGKGRNKSKAFTAENQNWALRLKGEGGEARPCFLFRSRNKAGAENYHRWVAKEGFLPGSGWHHVAMTYTFGKPETMAAYVDGKKVPGGVWDIAGKTTEPPVSDADDVMIGTGYGGGASNTLKGSLDEIAIYREILPEVLLAQRYQFQPPPPPIDAKKLPKGKVLVQLCEEGVPAKNSWPAMPPAATETYTLDVFGLSEVPQKYIETGVRADRPIPYLLRAASVVNLPAGKHRLLLRGRSATRLHIDGKPFLDMPFAKSDTGGHGRVSEQDVYLNLGPDFRFAPPGTQETWAEFETKGGEHLFVVESMIGGITGSSKKRPETGETVVAVSYEGSEFWELLAPGKTKVAYNDAGWTAYEKQQSALLIDMNAARRAKVLAQQDGYWKKRRAAAAEWLASVPPVKVPAPVKGYPSNNEVDHFLNAKIAAVSSQYSAAKKDGVNFYKEVMPILEASCFSCHQGSKTKGDLKLDSLADALKGGESDGPAIVPGQPEKSSLIARISTTDEDYIMPPKGHPLKAEQIEVIQRWISEGAVWPEMNVDRIEITALSDDLAFLRRVTLDTVGVVPTLEEIAAFTADKSKDKRAKVIDRLLADRRWADKWMGYWQDALAENPNILNPTLNNTGPFRWYLHEALMDDRPMDLVVTDLLHMKGSERFGGPAGFGVASGNDVPMAAKGTIISTAFLGVEMKCARCHDAPAHKSLQQDLFELAAMLERKSVDVPKTSSVPMDKLHEGGRKPLIQVTLQPGSKVEPAWPFDEFAPESVADTLAQDPKDSRDRLASLITAPQNERFAQVIANRLWQQFMGRGIVEPVEDWEKGKPTHPELVQWLGREFVRGGYSMKNLSRIILNSHAYQRATDSKLTATSPLFTSPAPRRLAAEQIVDALFSATGKPFKTEEVSLDIDGRRDMKNSISLGHPTRAWMLASTSNERDRPSLSLPRIQAVCDVMEAFGWRGSRQDPVSSRETSPNALQPAILSNGTVGIWLTRLSDDHGITALALQDMPLDRLVDTLYLRLLTRKPSAAEREQYIAYLKDGYETRVQAAEVEKPGPRYPQKYVSWTNHLDAEANALRVEEEAAARRGDPPTTRLTRDWRNRLEDVLWALLNAPEWVFAP; encoded by the coding sequence ATGACCCGCGCCCTTCCATTTCTCATCCTCCCCGGCCTGCTCCTCGCGGCTGATCCTGCGGACGATGCAAAGAACGCCGCCCAGAATGACTCCACGCCCATTCCGAAGGTCACGCCGCTGGTGAAGTGGACCTTTGAAAAGAAAGAACCCGGTACGCTGAAGGGCAAGGCCGCGATTGATGCCTTCGGTCCGCAGAAGCCTGCCTATCCGGCTTTTGAAAAGGGCAACAAAGCCGTCAACTTCACTGGCCAGGACAGCTACATCCAGGTCAAGGAATCCGACCTGCCTGAAACCAATCTGCGCTTTCAGCAGGGCGATGTCCTCAGCATCGAGGCCTGGGTGAATGCGGAGGAGCTGGGCAACGGCAAGTATGTCTATCTCATCGGCAAAGGACGCAACAAGTCCAAGGCGTTCACCGCCGAGAACCAGAACTGGGCGCTCCGGCTCAAAGGTGAAGGAGGCGAGGCCCGGCCCTGTTTTCTCTTCCGCAGCCGCAACAAGGCCGGCGCGGAAAACTACCATCGCTGGGTGGCCAAGGAAGGTTTTCTCCCCGGCTCCGGCTGGCATCATGTGGCCATGACCTACACCTTTGGCAAGCCCGAGACCATGGCCGCCTATGTGGATGGCAAGAAGGTGCCCGGCGGAGTCTGGGACATCGCCGGCAAGACTACGGAGCCGCCCGTCAGTGATGCGGATGATGTGATGATCGGCACCGGCTACGGCGGCGGCGCAAGCAATACGCTGAAAGGCAGTCTGGATGAGATCGCCATCTACCGGGAGATCTTGCCGGAGGTGTTGCTGGCCCAGCGTTACCAGTTCCAGCCGCCACCGCCGCCCATTGATGCGAAAAAGCTGCCCAAGGGCAAGGTGCTCGTCCAGCTTTGTGAAGAAGGCGTGCCTGCCAAAAACTCATGGCCCGCGATGCCGCCTGCCGCCACGGAAACCTATACGCTGGATGTCTTCGGCCTTTCGGAAGTGCCGCAGAAGTACATCGAAACCGGCGTCCGCGCGGACCGGCCCATCCCTTACCTTCTCCGGGCCGCCTCGGTGGTGAACCTGCCTGCGGGCAAGCATCGCCTGCTCCTCCGTGGCCGCAGCGCCACCCGCCTGCACATTGATGGCAAGCCGTTCCTGGACATGCCCTTTGCCAAATCGGACACCGGCGGTCATGGCCGCGTCTCCGAGCAGGATGTGTATTTGAACCTGGGGCCGGATTTCCGCTTTGCCCCTCCCGGCACGCAGGAAACCTGGGCCGAATTTGAAACCAAGGGTGGCGAGCACCTGTTTGTCGTCGAGAGCATGATCGGCGGCATTACTGGCAGCTCCAAGAAACGTCCTGAAACGGGTGAGACCGTGGTGGCCGTTTCCTATGAAGGCAGCGAATTCTGGGAGCTTCTGGCCCCTGGCAAAACCAAGGTGGCGTATAACGACGCTGGCTGGACCGCCTATGAAAAGCAGCAGTCCGCCCTGCTGATTGACATGAACGCCGCCCGCCGCGCCAAGGTGCTGGCGCAGCAGGACGGCTACTGGAAAAAACGCCGCGCCGCCGCTGCGGAGTGGCTGGCCTCCGTGCCTCCGGTAAAGGTGCCCGCACCGGTGAAGGGTTACCCGTCTAACAATGAGGTTGACCATTTCCTCAATGCCAAGATCGCCGCCGTATCCTCCCAGTACTCTGCGGCGAAAAAAGACGGCGTGAACTTTTACAAAGAGGTCATGCCCATCCTGGAGGCCAGTTGTTTTAGCTGTCACCAGGGCAGCAAGACCAAGGGCGACCTGAAGCTCGACTCCCTGGCCGATGCCCTGAAGGGCGGCGAATCCGACGGGCCTGCCATCGTTCCCGGCCAGCCGGAAAAAAGCTCCCTCATCGCCCGCATCAGCACCACGGATGAAGACTACATCATGCCGCCCAAGGGCCATCCTTTGAAGGCCGAGCAGATCGAGGTCATCCAGCGCTGGATCAGCGAAGGTGCCGTCTGGCCGGAGATGAACGTGGACCGTATCGAGATCACCGCTTTGAGCGATGACCTGGCCTTTCTCCGCCGTGTCACCCTGGACACCGTCGGTGTGGTGCCCACGCTGGAGGAGATCGCCGCCTTCACCGCCGACAAGTCCAAGGACAAACGCGCGAAGGTCATTGACCGCCTCCTGGCCGACCGCCGTTGGGCGGACAAGTGGATGGGCTACTGGCAGGATGCCCTGGCGGAAAATCCCAACATCCTGAACCCCACGCTGAACAACACCGGCCCCTTCCGCTGGTATCTGCATGAGGCGCTCATGGATGACCGGCCCATGGACCTCGTCGTCACCGACCTGCTGCACATGAAGGGCAGCGAGCGTTTCGGCGGCCCGGCCGGCTTTGGCGTGGCCTCCGGCAATGACGTGCCCATGGCCGCCAAGGGCACCATCATCAGCACCGCCTTCCTCGGCGTGGAAATGAAATGCGCCCGCTGCCACGATGCCCCCGCTCACAAGAGCCTGCAGCAGGACCTCTTTGAACTGGCCGCCATGCTTGAGCGCAAATCCGTGGACGTGCCCAAGACCAGCAGCGTGCCCATGGACAAGCTGCATGAAGGCGGCCGCAAGCCCCTCATCCAGGTCACCTTGCAGCCCGGCAGCAAGGTGGAGCCCGCCTGGCCCTTTGACGAATTTGCTCCTGAATCCGTCGCCGACACTCTCGCGCAGGACCCCAAGGATTCCCGTGACCGCCTCGCCTCCCTCATCACCGCACCGCAGAACGAGCGCTTCGCCCAGGTCATCGCCAACCGCCTCTGGCAGCAGTTCATGGGCCGCGGCATTGTCGAGCCGGTGGAAGATTGGGAAAAGGGCAAGCCCACCCATCCTGAACTGGTTCAATGGTTAGGCCGTGAGTTTGTGCGCGGTGGCTACAGCATGAAAAACCTTTCCCGCATCATCCTGAATTCCCACGCCTATCAGCGCGCCACAGACTCCAAGCTCACCGCCACCAGCCCCCTCTTCACCTCTCCGGCTCCGCGCCGTCTGGCGGCTGAGCAGATCGTGGACGCCCTCTTTTCCGCCACCGGCAAGCCCTTCAAGACGGAAGAGGTGAGCTTGGACATTGACGGCCGTCGCGACATGAAAAACTCCATCTCCCTGGGCCACCCCACCCGCGCCTGGATGCTGGCCAGCACCAGCAACGAGCGCGACCGCCCCAGCCTGAGCCTGCCCCGCATCCAGGCCGTGTGTGACGTGATGGAAGCCTTCGGCTGGCGTGGCTCCCGGCAGGATCCGGTGAGCAGCCGGGAGACCTCCCCCAATGCCCTCCAGCCCGCCATCCTCAGCAATGGCACCGTCGGCATCTGGCTCACCCGTCTCAGCGACGACCACGGCATCACCGCCCTGGCTTTGCAAGACATGCCGTTAGACCGGCTGGTGGACACCCTGTATCTGCGCCTGCTCACCCGCAAGCCTTCCGCCGCCGAGCGGGAGCAGTACATCGCCTATCTCAAGGACGGTTATGAAACTCGTGTCCAGGCCGCAGAGGTGGAAAAGCCCGGCCCCCGCTACCCGCAGAAATACGTCTCCTGGACCAATCACCTGGATGCCGAGGCCAATGCCCTCCGCGTCGAGGAAGAAGCCGCCGCCCGCCGTGGCGACCCGCCCACCACCCGCCTCACCCGCGACTGGCGCAACCGTCTCGAAGACGTCCTCTGGGCCCTCCTCAACGCCCCCGAATGGGTCTTTGCGCCTTGA
- a CDS encoding DUF1501 domain-containing protein, producing MKRRHFLKTAALAPFATMGVRASTTAPFPMGKAEHCIFIWLGGGMCQADTFDPKALGDPKASPKKAGSAYPSIETSVPGVRVCEHLPKTARQMEHITAVRTVFHNVINEHAIATNFVHTGRPVSGNASYPSIGSIVAHQRGAANPKVPAYMLIGYPSPSRGPGFLGAKYGNIYLSDTKNGPSGFTRPEYVTQQRVSAREKLLKPLQDRAAQDSALADYEAAQREGLRLAGPEFMRNFKLDEEPADLRNDYGSEFGQRCLLARRLIQDGVRFIEVSHNLGFVNGTGWDTHNDGQLNQHLLIKDLDDALSTLIVDLKAHGILDKTLIAIGTEFGRPPEFDGGGGRGHQCSTFSMILAGGGLKHCGAYGVTDDLSKKIVENPVSTPDFHATIHAALGINPAHELMDASRPVPITDGGTPIAALFG from the coding sequence ATGAAACGCCGCCATTTCCTCAAAACTGCCGCCCTGGCCCCTTTTGCCACCATGGGGGTCCGCGCTTCCACCACGGCTCCCTTTCCCATGGGCAAGGCTGAGCATTGCATCTTCATCTGGTTAGGCGGTGGCATGTGCCAGGCGGACACCTTTGACCCCAAGGCCCTGGGCGACCCCAAAGCCAGCCCGAAAAAGGCAGGCTCCGCCTATCCTTCCATCGAGACCTCCGTGCCCGGAGTGCGCGTGTGCGAGCACCTGCCCAAGACCGCCCGGCAGATGGAGCACATCACCGCCGTGCGCACCGTCTTTCACAACGTCATCAACGAGCACGCCATCGCCACCAACTTTGTCCACACGGGCCGGCCCGTCAGCGGCAATGCCAGCTACCCCTCCATCGGCTCCATCGTCGCCCACCAGCGCGGTGCGGCCAATCCCAAGGTGCCTGCCTACATGCTCATCGGCTATCCCAGTCCTAGCCGCGGCCCGGGTTTCCTGGGGGCCAAATATGGCAACATTTACCTCTCGGACACCAAGAACGGCCCCTCCGGCTTCACCCGGCCAGAGTACGTCACCCAGCAGCGCGTCAGCGCCCGGGAAAAATTGCTGAAGCCGCTCCAGGATCGCGCCGCCCAGGACTCCGCACTGGCCGATTATGAGGCCGCCCAGCGTGAGGGCTTGCGCCTGGCCGGGCCGGAGTTCATGCGCAATTTCAAGCTCGACGAAGAACCCGCAGACCTCCGCAACGACTACGGCAGCGAGTTCGGCCAGCGCTGCCTCCTGGCCCGCCGCCTCATCCAGGACGGCGTGCGGTTTATCGAAGTCTCGCACAACCTCGGCTTCGTCAACGGCACCGGCTGGGACACCCACAACGACGGCCAGCTCAACCAGCACCTGCTCATCAAGGACCTGGATGACGCCCTGTCCACACTCATCGTGGACCTCAAGGCCCACGGCATTTTGGACAAGACCCTTATCGCCATCGGCACCGAGTTTGGCCGTCCGCCAGAGTTTGATGGCGGCGGCGGTCGTGGCCACCAGTGCAGCACCTTCAGCATGATCCTCGCCGGCGGCGGCTTGAAGCATTGCGGGGCCTACGGTGTCACCGATGACCTGTCCAAAAAGATCGTCGAAAACCCCGTCTCCACCCCGGACTTCCACGCCACCATCCACGCCGCACTGGGCATCAATCCTGCGCACGAGCTCATGGATGCCTCCCGGCCTGTGCCCATCACCGATGGCGGCACGCCCATTGCCGCGCTTTTTGGCTGA
- a CDS encoding HD domain-containing protein, producing the protein MSDLPPPPSTEHAIIYVGAASLSLIIGTRTDSGSFSLLEHLDKPLPIARDIFRQGSITRSTVEQAAGILKDYLLTVREYGLPLANVRLYNTNILSEAANHEIFLNRLQVSTGLIARLIDDGDMTRLVYQIGLRMLKKNPSLREGHTFVSHIGPGNTRALYFKNGRLSTYSNYRLGIYRAREAVAGADGEAAQHLNHLEEHIRGVVDHLAQDYSGYQIDNHVAIGAEIQSVAAELASARQGAFRITETELERFTESLAQLNPDELVRKLHVHYTGGEGIIPALQTNLALARRFGDEALWVPEGDFQRELMLDLMTASPLTANFQDEVVQAACEIGVRYKTDRKHADHVAAFAQQLFRELQHLHALDPKYELVLRVAAVLHEVGMFISPREHHKHSLYILLQTEIFGLSTADREMVALLARYHRRYNPEPNHPTFSDLTREERMIVFKLAALLRIADALDRTHAQRIKTIQLRPEGSRLNILTPGVDDTTVEQIAINSKCDLFREIYGFDVLLTKG; encoded by the coding sequence ATGTCCGACCTGCCGCCGCCACCGTCCACTGAGCACGCCATCATCTATGTGGGTGCCGCCTCGCTCTCCCTCATCATCGGCACCCGTACGGACTCCGGCAGCTTCAGCCTGCTGGAGCATCTGGACAAGCCTCTCCCCATCGCCCGCGACATCTTCCGCCAGGGCAGCATCACCCGCTCCACGGTAGAGCAGGCCGCTGGCATCCTGAAGGACTACCTGCTGACCGTCCGCGAATACGGCCTGCCGCTGGCCAACGTGCGACTGTACAACACGAACATCCTTTCCGAGGCGGCCAACCACGAGATCTTCCTGAATCGCCTCCAGGTGAGCACCGGCCTCATCGCGCGGCTGATTGACGATGGCGACATGACGCGTCTGGTTTACCAGATCGGCCTGCGCATGCTGAAAAAGAACCCTTCCCTGCGTGAGGGCCACACCTTTGTCTCCCACATCGGCCCCGGCAACACGCGTGCGCTTTATTTCAAAAACGGCCGCCTTTCCACTTATAGCAACTACCGGTTAGGCATCTACCGCGCTCGTGAAGCCGTGGCCGGTGCGGATGGTGAGGCTGCCCAGCATCTGAACCACCTGGAAGAGCATATCCGGGGCGTGGTGGACCACCTGGCCCAGGATTACTCCGGTTATCAAATTGACAACCACGTGGCCATCGGTGCGGAGATCCAGAGCGTCGCCGCCGAGCTGGCCAGCGCCCGGCAGGGTGCCTTCCGCATCACCGAAACAGAGCTGGAACGCTTCACCGAAAGCCTGGCCCAGCTGAATCCGGACGAGCTGGTCCGCAAGCTGCACGTCCACTACACCGGCGGTGAGGGCATCATCCCCGCACTGCAGACGAACCTGGCCCTGGCACGCCGTTTTGGCGATGAAGCACTGTGGGTGCCGGAGGGCGACTTCCAGCGCGAACTCATGCTGGACCTGATGACCGCCAGCCCGCTGACCGCCAACTTCCAGGATGAAGTGGTCCAGGCGGCCTGCGAGATCGGCGTGCGCTACAAGACCGACCGCAAGCATGCCGACCATGTGGCCGCCTTTGCCCAGCAGCTTTTCCGCGAGCTGCAGCACCTGCACGCCCTGGACCCCAAATACGAGCTCGTCCTCCGCGTCGCCGCCGTGCTGCATGAGGTGGGCATGTTCATCAGTCCGCGCGAGCACCACAAGCACAGCCTGTACATCCTTTTGCAAACGGAGATCTTCGGACTTAGCACCGCCGACCGTGAAATGGTGGCCCTGCTGGCCCGCTACCACCGCCGTTACAACCCGGAGCCGAACCACCCGACCTTCTCCGACCTGACCCGTGAGGAGCGCATGATCGTCTTCAAACTGGCGGCCCTGCTGCGCATCGCCGATGCCCTGGACCGCACCCATGCTCAGCGCATCAAGACCATCCAGCTCCGCCCCGAAGGCAGCCGCCTGAACATCCTCACCCCCGGCGTGGATGATACCACCGTCGAGCAGATCGCCATCAACTCCAAGTGTGACCTCTTCCGTGAGATCTACGGCTTCGATGTGCTGCTGACGAAAGGCTGA
- a CDS encoding CHAD domain-containing protein — MGEPVTPSASAGDWLKALLLQLVDRAELDVADLRAHPQEALHRLRLRMKKAEALLRLSAGGLGRKQRKDLRKQMKQVKNAGGGQRDAEVVATLAEKLGAKAGLKLLQPPQPPAEARPKAAPLRALLKSLRADLERQPFSRLDWEEVADNYAACYRAGRRLMRKAQEAMEPETFHRWRKRVKALLYQTQALHDSVDAPQKRLERSRKLARLLGREQDLTLLEAASGTQFPDNAWQAVIQAGREKGRPKIFKQGGKLYRKPVRKFAHLHGLPGR, encoded by the coding sequence ATGGGAGAGCCGGTCACGCCATCAGCCTCAGCCGGAGACTGGCTGAAGGCGCTGCTGTTGCAACTGGTGGACCGCGCGGAGCTGGATGTGGCGGACCTGCGGGCCCATCCGCAGGAGGCGCTGCACCGCCTGCGCCTGCGCATGAAAAAGGCGGAGGCCCTGCTGCGGCTGAGCGCGGGCGGGCTGGGCAGGAAGCAGCGCAAAGACCTGCGCAAGCAGATGAAACAGGTGAAAAACGCCGGGGGCGGCCAGCGGGACGCGGAGGTGGTGGCCACCCTGGCGGAAAAGCTGGGCGCCAAGGCCGGGCTGAAGCTGCTCCAGCCGCCGCAGCCACCCGCAGAGGCCAGGCCAAAAGCGGCCCCGCTGCGCGCCCTGCTGAAAAGCCTGCGGGCGGACCTGGAGCGGCAGCCTTTCTCCCGGCTGGACTGGGAGGAGGTGGCGGACAACTACGCAGCCTGCTACCGCGCGGGCCGCCGACTGATGCGGAAGGCGCAGGAGGCCATGGAGCCGGAGACCTTCCACCGCTGGCGCAAGCGGGTAAAGGCCCTGCTGTATCAAACCCAGGCCCTGCATGACTCCGTGGACGCTCCCCAAAAGCGGCTGGAGCGCAGCCGCAAGCTGGCCCGGCTGCTGGGACGCGAGCAGGACCTGACGCTGCTGGAGGCGGCCAGCGGCACCCAGTTTCCTGACAATGCCTGGCAAGCGGTGATCCAGGCCGGGCGAGAAAAGGGCCGCCCCAAAATCTTCAAACAGGGCGGCAAGCTCTACCGGAAACCGGTACGGAAATTCGCCCATTTGCACGGCCTCCCCGGCCGCTGA